The genomic region GGGTTTGCTCTGATCACGTCCCGCAGCAGGGCGCCCAGGACAGCCGTCGCTCCGGAGAACGTGGTGGCCGGCCGGTCGACGGGCACGCCGTATGCGCGGAAGTCCGGCATCACCAGGTCCCGACGCAGCACCCCGCCGTTGCTGTGCGGGTTGGCGCTCATCCGACGGGGTCCCTGCGGGGGCAACGCGCGGAGCTCCGACCGGAGCCGACCGTCGGAGTCGAACAGTCGCTCGGGCCGGTAGCTGTGCATCCACGTCTCGAGCTGCCGTCGGTGCTCGTCGTTGGTCCTGACCTCGGCCAGCGGGACCTGGTGCGAGCGGAACGTCCCCTCCACCGGCTTGCCGTCCACGATCTTCGGGCCGGTCCAGCCCTTCGGGGTGCGCAGGATGATCATCGGCCAGGCCGGCGGGTGGTCGGGGTCGGCCGGAGCGCCGGATCGAGCGTGCTGCTGGATCGCCGCGATGTCGTCGACGGCCTGGTCGAGGACGGCGGACAGCTGTCGGTGCACCGCCATCGGCTCGTCGCCGGAGACGATCCGCGGGCTGTAGCCGTGGCCCCGCATGAGTTCCAGGAGCCGGTGCTCCGGCATCCGCGCCGAGACCGTCGGGTTCGCGATCTTCCATCCGTTGAGGTGCAGGATCGGCAGCACAGCACCGTCGGTGACGGGATCGATGAAGGTGCTCGACTGCCAGCTGCCGGCCAGCGGACCGGTCTCGGCCTCACCGTCGCCGATCACGCAGGCCACCAGCAGATCCGGGTTGTCCAGCACTGCACCGAACGAGTGGGACAGCGAGTAGCCGAGCTCGCCGCCCTCGTGGATCGAGCCGGGTGTCTCGGGCGCCACGTGGCTCGGGATGCCACCGGGGAAGGAGAACTGTCGGAACAGCCGGCGGATGCCGTCCGTCGACGGGTCGATGTCGGGGTAGGTCTCGCTGTAGGTGCCCTCGAGATAGGCGTTGGCAACCAATGCCGGCCCGCCGTGTCCCGGACCGGTCACGAACAGCACGTTCAGATCACGGTTCCGGATCACCCGGTTCAGGTGGGCGTACAACAGGTTCAACCCTGGCGTGGTCCCCCAGTGTCCGAGCAGGCGAGGTTTGACGTGCTCGGGCAGCAGGGGCTCGGTCAGCAGCGGGTTGTCCAACAGGTAGATCTGGCCCACCGCCAGGTAGTTGGCCGCCTCCCAGTACCGGTGCAGCAGTGAGAAGTCCTCGGGCACTGCGGCATCCGGCCCTGGCGGGGTTGTCGGCACCACGTGGTGCGCGGGTGGGGTGATGATGGCGGTCATCGGCGAGCTCCGGAGGATCGGGCGGGAGTCCCGTGACTGGTGTCGCGGGAGGGGGAACGAGGAGGTACGGCTCCGGCGGCGGGCGAGCGCCGCGACCGGTGGTACTTCTGCGCGGCGTCGGCTCCCCAGAGCATCGGCACCGCCAGCAGGGCGAGTGCCCAACCGAGGAGATCAGGCATGGCCGCGCCGAGCAAGGACGGCAGCGGTGGAACTGCGAGGAAGACGAACAGCAACGCCACCTCGACGATCACGGAGATCTGCAGGAGACGGTTGCCGGCGAAACCGACGGCACCGATCCAGCGGGTCTCGCTGCGACACGCAAAGGCATTGGCCAACTGTGCCAGCACGATCGCCGCGAACAGGCTGCCGGAGGCCAGCGCGAGCAGCGCTGGGCTCGCCGTCTCGCCGAAGGACCATCCGCCGAGCGCCAGCACGGCGAGATACGCCCCCAGTGAGGCAATTGCCTCGGCCGGTCCGAGCACACCGAATGCCCGGAACACGAGCCGACGATCGATGAGCGATCGGGACCTCACCGGCCCGGACATGGTGCGCCGATCGGCGGGTTCACCACCGAGGGCCAGCGCCGGCAGCAGATCGGTGCCGATGTCGAGGGCGAGGATCTGCAACACCGTCAGCCCGAGCGGGATCTGTCCGCCGGACAGCGCCCAGGCAACGAACGGGGCGAGCTCGGCGACGTTGTCGGTGAGGTGGTACGTGAGGAATCGCCGGACGTTGGCGAAGGTGGCCCGGCCGAGCTCGACCGCGCTGACGATGGTCCCGAAATGGTCGTCGAGCAGCACGATGTCGGCAGCCTGACGAGCGACGTCGGTGCCGGAGGCGCCCATGGCGACCCCGATGTCGGCCCGGCGGAGCGCCGGACCGTCGTTGACGCCGTCGCCGGTCATGGCCACCACGTGGCCGGCCTCCTGCAACACCCGGGCGATCCGCAGTTTGTCCTCCGGCTCGACCCGCGCCACCACCACACCGTCCCGCTCCAGGATCGCGGCAAGCGCGGTGTCGTCCGCGGGAAGCTCACTGGCGCGCAACACGATCCCGGCCTGCCCCAGCAGCCCGACCTCCGCGGCGACAGCCCTGGCCGTGGCCGGATGGTCCCCGGTGACCATGGCGATCTTGATACCCGCGACCCGGCAGCGGGCGATCGCCTCGGCCACGTCGGGTCGGGGTGGGTCCTGCAGGGCCAGAACGGCGAGCAACTCCGGGCCCACGCCGAGCGCCGGCGAGGTGGGGAATGCGCGGTCGGCCGGATCCGCTGCGCCGCGGGCGACAGCGAGCACCCGCAGGCCCTGTCCGGTGAGAAGCTCCACCGCTGCGGCGGCCTCCGGGGTCGCTCCCCGGCCACACAGCGGGAGGATGACGTCGGGCGCTCCCACCAGGTGGGTACCGTCGACATCGGTCGCGCTCGCCCGGCGCAGTGCGGGATCGAACGGGCTGTGGCGCAACGTCTCAGGGTCAGCGGCGGGGTCGGCGCCCAGTCGGTCGCGGGCGACGTGCACTGCCACCTCCATGGGATCGCCGACCGCGGTCCACCGGTCCTCGTGCCGCGCTGCCCGGCTGTCGGGCGAACACCGCGAGGCCGAGTCGAGGGCCGTTGCGGCGGCAGCCCTGGCCACCGGATCCCCGAGGACTGCGGCCGTCGGTGCATAGCCGGAACCGTCGATGTCGACCCACCCGGACGGCGTCCAGACCCTGACAACGGCCATCGCGTTCTGGGTCAGGGTTCCGGTCTTGTCGGTACAGATGAAGGTGGTGGCCCCGAGGGTCTCGACCGATTCGAGTCGGCGGACGAGCGCGTGCTGCCGGGCCATCTGCTGGGCAGCCCTGGCCAACGAAAGCGTCACCGTGGGCAGCAGGCCCTCCGGCACGAGGGCCACGCAGACACCGATGGCCAACAGCAGACCGTCCGTCAACGGCCTGCCGAGCAGCACCGAGACTCCGAAGAAGGCGACACCGACGCCGACGGCGACCAGGCCGATCGTCCGGACCACCCGGCGCAGTTGGACGGCCAGCGGGCTGGGCGGTGGTGCTGCGTCCCGGGTTGCCCGGTCGACGCCGGCCAGCCGGGTCCGTGGACCGGTCGCCGTGACGGTGGCCCACCCGTGTCCCAGCACGACGAAGGTGCCGGCGTACAACGACTCCCCCGTCCCTGGACGGACCGCACGGCTCTCCCCCGTCAGCAGCGAGGCATCGATGCCCAGCGTCGCCTCGCCGAGGATCGCCAGGTCTGCCGGCACCCGGTCACCGGCCTCCAGCACGACGACATCACCGACGACGAGCTCGGTGGCGTCCACCAGCACGCCGACACCGTCACGTCGGACGAGCGCCTGTGAGGGCATCATCCCGCCGAGGCGTTCCGCTGCCCGATCAGCGCGGTACTCCTGCACGAAGGCGAAGACCCCGTTGATCACGATCACCGCGACGATGGCGATGGCCAACGTCGGCATCCCAGCCACCAGCGACAGCGCCGCGGCGACCCAGAGCATCACCGCGAAGGCATGCACCATCTGCTGGGCCAACTGCAGCACAGGGTGCCGGCGCCGCGGTGGCGGCAGCGAGTTCGGTCCGTCCGACAGCAACAGACGGGACGCGGCAGCGGACGACAGCCCCGCGGATGTCGGCTGCGCGGCAATCGGCGGGGCAGCGTCGCTCATCCGGTCAGGTGCGCCGTGTCGGGCAGGACGACGACGACCCCCGCAGCGGCGGCGAGCAGCGCCCGGCTCGTGGAACCCGCTGCCAGGGAATGGATCCGGCCGGATCCGCGACGACCGATCACCACTTCGCTGCAATCAGCGGCCCGATCCACCAGGGCACCGGCCGCGCGATGGTGCACCAGCTCCCCGGTGACCTCGAGATCGGGGAAGCGGGCCCGCAGTCCGGTCAGCAGCCGGGTCAGCTCGCGTTCCCAGCGGGACGATTCGACCGTCCAGTTCTGCACCATCTGCAGACCTCCGGAGCTCTCGTCCAGCACCACCTCCACCCAGGCCATCAGCACGATCAGGCCGACCTCGGAACGGCGGGCTTCGTGGGCCGCGAACTCCAGCGCGGCCAGCGATCGGGGCGATCCATCCACCCCGACGAGCACCGGTCCGTGCACCCGGCCGCCGCCCGCGACCACCGCGACCGGCGCCTGCGATCTGGCCACCAGCCGGACCGGCACGGAGCCGTCGGGCTCGAAGGCGTCTCCGCCGGCCGTCCCGACGACGATCATCGCTGCTCGCCGGGACATCTCGGTGAGGACCTCCACCGGGTCGCCGGTGCGCACCTCGAACCGTGCGTGGACGTCCGGCAGCAGCGCGGTGACCCGTCCGGCTATCCCCATCAGTTCACCCAGCGGGTGGTTCGAGGCGATGCCGGCACAGTGCACGATGGTCAGTGGAACCCCCTGCTGCACAGCATGTCTCGCGCCCCAGACGGCAGTGTGGACGGCGCTGGCCGAGTCGTCGACGCCGACCACCACGCCACCTGTCGGCAGCGGTCCCCGGTCGGGTGTCTTCGTCGTCCTGGCGGTCGGCAGAGCGGAGGTGATGCTCGGGGGGAGTACCGGGGCGGTTGGCATGACGGAACCTCTCGTGTCAGTGGGCGTTCCGGAGGGTGTGCTCCGGGATCGGTCGGCTCCGGCCGTGCGTCGACGACCGGCGCCGGAGCGTGGTGGTGATGTCCGCAGCTTCGCCGGGAGCACCGGCGGCCGGCGACTCGCCCTCGTACTGCTTGACGACCCGCACCGACAGGCCGAGCAGCACCGGCACCACCACCGGCACGACGGGGGAAACACCCAGCACGTTCATCACGATCTCCTCACACCACGGACAGCAGAACACCAGTCCACCCGATCGCGTCCTGCCGACACAGGGCCCAAGGTCCCGTTGCAGCTCTCCCGTGCCGGGGGGCGGCCGAGAGTTCGAGGACGAACGCCTCTGGTCCCTGACCGGAACGGTCAGCAGACTGGGGCGATGACACAGACCGAACGGACGCTCGACCAGGCGCTGCAGGAAGCCGTCACCGACCAGCTCTGTCGGACGCCTGCGGTCGAGGAGGCCGCTGTCGGCGTCGGCGTGCTGAGCGGAACAGTGACCCTCTCGGGTGAGGTCCGGACCTACCCCGAGAAGCGGGCTGCCCTCGCTGCCGCGCTCGGCGTCCGGGGTGTCACTGCGGTCGCCGACGAGTTGGTCGTGGTGCGCAGCTCGGATCTTCCGTCCGACAGTCGTATCGCGGTGGCCGCATCGGAGGCACTGCGGAGTGCGGTTTCCGTTCCGGACACGGTCCAGGCAATGGTCCACGATCACGCGATCACGCTGTCCGGCAGCGTTTCCTGGGATTTTGAGCGTACTGCCGCACGTCATGCGGTCGCCTCGTTGGCCGGTGTGGTGGGCGTGTGGAGCACCATGACGATCACCCACCGCGGCCTTGCGTCGCCGGCGGCGGCCGAAGTGGCCATCACCGCCGCCCTTGACCGCACCGCGTCACTTGATGCGGGCACCATCAGGGTCGGCGTCGCCGGGAACGAGGTGACCCTCAGCGGGACGGTGCGGTCCGCGGTCGAGCGGCGACAGGCTGAGGACGCCGCGTGGTCCTGCCCCGGGGCCTCGACGGTGCAGAACCTGCTCATCATCCGTTCCTGACGACGGCGCAGCCGGACTAGTGTTCGGGAGCAGGTCGGCTGCCGTACCGAGGATCGGTATCCGGCGGCCGGGTCCCGTCGAGAGGAGCCCTCGTGCAGACCATCCGGGTGTTCCTGCTGGACGACCACGAGATCGTGCGCCGTGGCATCGTTGCCCTGCTCAACGCCGAGACCGACATCGTGGTGGTGGCCGAAGCGGCCGGCGCGGAAGAAGCGCGGGTGCGGTTGTCCCGGACGACAGTCGACGTCGCCGTGTTGGACGCTCGGCTCCCGGACGGGTCGGGCATCGACGTCTGCCGGGAGCTCCGATCCGAGCATCCCGAGATCCGGTGTCTCATCCTGACCTCGTACGACGATGACGACGCGCTGGTGGCTGCCGTGCTGGCGGGGGCCGACGGCTACCTGTTGAAGGAGATCCGCGGGGACGGTCTGGTCCGGGCCATCCGCGAGTTGGCCGCAGGGCGTTCGTTGCTGGATCCACGGATCACCGGGCCCCTGTTGGACCGACTTCGCGACTCCGACGTACGGGATCCCAGATTCGAAACCCTCACCGCGCGGGAGAAGGCCGTGCTGGCGCTCATCACCGAGGGGCTGACGAACCGTCAGATCGGCGACCGGTTGTTCCTGGCCGAGAAGACCATCAAGAACCACGTGTCGTCCCTGCTGTCCAAGCTCGGGATGGTGCGGCGGACCCAGGCGGCCGTGTACGGAGCCGACAACCGTCCTCCCGGGTGACCGGGGCCGGGGACACCGGTGCGCTGCTCCGGCGCAGACAATCAAGCCTCGTTCGATGTCCTGGGGGTCAGGTGTCGAGAGGAACGGTCCACAGCAGGGAGGTCCCCGCGGTGGCCGAGGAGTCCAGCTCCATCCGGCCGCCCAACGCGCCGGCCCGGGATCGCAGGTTGGCCAGACCGCTGTCGCGGGTGGCACCACCCGTACCGACGCCGTCGTCCACGACCTCGATCCGGAACCAGCCGTCGCGCACCCCCACCCGGACGTCCACCCGGTGTGCCAGGGCATGCCTGGCGACGTTGGTCAGCGCCTCACCGAGGACGGCCCGGATGTCCTGGCGCAGGGACAGCGGGGTCAGGGTGTCGACAGGTCCGAAGAACCGCACCGAAGGGGCTCTGCCGAGCGTGTCGGCGAGCGAGGCCGCGGTGTCGAGCACCACGCTGCGGGTGCCGGCTCCCTGGTGCTGCAACGCGAAGATCGACGTCCGGATCTGGGCGATGGCGTCGTCCAGCTCGCCGACGACATGCTCCAGCACCGGCAACAGTGCAGGGTCGACGGCCGGGGTGATCACACCTCTGATCGTCAGGCCGGCCGCGAACAACTGTTGGATCACCACATCGTGCAGATCGCGGGCGATGCGACTGCGATCCTCCCACTGGGCGATCCGGTCCTGGGCCTCACGGGTGTCCACCAGCTCGAGGGCCAGCGCCGCCTGGCCCGCAAAAGCAGACCCCATGTCGAGCTCCGCCAGCGTGAACACCCGTCGGCCGATCAGGCGTCCGACGAGGAGCGCACCTCGCGGCCGACCCGCGACGATCAACGGCAACCCCAGGACCTGGCCCACCCGGACGGTGTCATCGACGTGCACCTCCAGGCCGGCCACCTGATCGGCGTCGGCCAACCGCACCGGTTCCCCGGTCTCGATGATCGCCCGGGAGAGCGTCCCGAGGCTCGGATACTCCTCGCCACCGCCGTCTTCGTCGTCCGGCACCAGCGCAACTTCGACGCGCATCCGTTCCTGTCCCTCGACCTGCAGTACGACCTTGACGACGTCGGCGTCGACCAGTTCCCTGAGGCGTCGCGCGATGTCGCGCAGCGTGTGGTCGTTGCCCCGTCTGAGCAGCGTTCTGGTGATCTCGGTGGAGGCCCGGACCCAGGTGTCGCTGCGCTCGGTATCTGCGGCCAGCCGGAAGTTCTCGATGACCAGCGCTGCCGTCGCGGCCAGGAACTGCAGGATCGCGCCGGATCGGTCGCGGTCGCCCGCTGCGGTCGCGGAGATCTGGAGGACACCCAGGACCTCGTCCCGGAGCATGATGTCCGCCGACGCGACCTGGTCGCCGACGAACTCACCCGGTACCAGGAGCTCGATCAACCCGTCCGCCCCGAACACGGTGGCCGAACCGTCGGCCGCGCCGGTCAGCTCGCAGGCGCTACGGACCACACACGCCAGCGCCGATTCCACGGACGTCTGCGCGAGCACGTCACCGTGGACCGCCAGCAGGTCGGCCGCCGACACGAACGGGCCGAGACCGGTGCCGGCCCCCTGGTCACCTGCATTCGCCGGCCCGCGGGGCGTTCGAGCACGATCGTGTGCCAAGTGACACCTTCCCGATGCGTGGCCGGGCGGGGTGGCCGACGTACCGAGGGTCCCAGTCCCGGCGCCGAACCGCCAGCGGGCGTGGACTCCGCATCCTCCATGCCCGCCAGGTGGCCGGCGACGCTCCCGGCGATCGCCGCCGACCGTTCGAGGACCTTCGGCCGTGGCGGTCCGGCAGGTTTGCGCAGCAGGCTCACCTCGACCATCTCTCCGACTGTCAGGGGCGCAGCGTGGTGTTATCGGTGCTGGACCTGCATCCCGAGCAGGTACGAGGAGCGCTTTCCTCCGCCTGCCGCGCTCCGTCGCTGCTCAACTCCCAGCCCTGGGCGTTCATGCTCGGGGCGGATCACATCGAGCTGCACCTGGACACCCGGCGGCTGCTGCGGTCTGCGGATCCGGAACGACGCCAGGCACTGATCGCGTGCGGGGCCGCCCTGTTCAACCTGCGCCTGGCGCTCGTCGACCTCGGGGTGCGGGTGGACGAGCGGATCTGGCCGGACGGCCCGGACGGACCGCTCGCACGGGTCAGCGGTGGCGCTCCGGCCCGGCCGCGTCACCGGCTGCTGGAGCTTGCGCGAGCGATCCCGCACCGCCGGTCCAACCCTCGGCCCTTCCTTGCCGTACCGGTGCCGATCGCATTCCAACAGGTGCTGCTGCAGGCGGCCGCGGGCGAGGGTGCGACCCTGCACCTCGTCACCGAGCCCCACTCGCTGGTCAGTCTGCGTACGTGGACTGTCGACGCCCGGCGTCGTGATCGTGCGGATCCGGAGCGGGTGTCCGAACGCGTCCGATGGGCGGAAGCAGGCAGGTCACCTAAACCGACAGCGGCCGACCTCCGCGCTGACGGTCACCGCTGGACACCGACCACCGACGAGGTGCCGCGGTCGGTGGATGGTGATGACCCCCCCGACGGTGCGAACGAGCAGCCGCTGATCGCGGTCCTGACCACCGTCACCGACACACCCGGTGGACAGGTCGCCGCGGGGCTCGCGCTGGAGCGGACGTTGCTGTCCGCCACTGCACTGGGCCTGTCGATGTCGACCCTCCCGGAGCTCGTCGAGTTCGCCCCGGCGCGTGATCGGATCCGCTGCATGCTCGGCACGGGGGACTTCCCGCAGGCCCTGGTGCGGCTGGGCTTCGACGGTCCGGTCCGGCCCAGCGGGCGTCGGCCGGTCGAGGACTGCCTGATCACCGGCCCGCTGACCGCAGCCGATCGGTGAGGGCCGTTTCCAGGTCACCGTCGTTGCGGGACCGTCCTGGCGAGTGTGCCGGCGATGTCGGTTGCCCAGGAACGGATCTGTTCGAAATCGCGATGCGTACCCGCATTCTCACCGACGGCCATCTGGAGCGGCTCGCCGCGCGTCTGCGACGCGAGCTCGCCGAGGTCGGTCCCTCCGCGCCGGGATGATCACCGCGCCCGGGGATGGACGATGCAGACCGGCCCGACGGCGTGGGCGACGAGCGCCTGGCCGACGGATCCCAGCAGCAGGCCGGTGAATCCGCCACGGCCCCGACTGCCGACGACCAGCAGCGCCGGGGTGGCGGGCAGCGCACCGTTCTCGTTGTCGAGCCCCAACAGTCCTGCCGCAGCCGGGCCACGCAGCACCAGCGGGTGGACGGGCACATCCGGGTACTTCTCGGACCAACCGGCGAGCTGCTCTGCCAACAACCGGTGCTGCTCCGCCTCGATGTCCTGGAGGTCGGTCTCGGTCAGGTACGGAACCAGGTAGCTGTCGCCGGGGGCGCCGGGCGAGGTCCGGACGGCGATCAGCCGGGTGTGCCGGAAGGAAGCTTCCTCGAAGGCGAACGAAAGTGCCTCCTCGGAGGAGTCCGATCCGTCGAGTCCGACCATCACCGGGTGTTCCCGACCGGGTCCGGTCGGTGGCTCGTCCCGCACGATGACCACCGGTCCCGTTCCGTGGGTGGCGAGCCGGAGAGCGACCGAGCCGACCAACATTCCCAGGATCCGGTTGCTGCCGTGCGCCCCGACGACCGTCATCAGCGCCCGCTCCGACTGCTCGAGCAGTTCGACGGCCGGCTGCGAGCGGCAGAGCTCCGTGGTCACGGTCAGCGCCGGGAAGGCGGCGGTCACCTGGGCGGCTCCCTGATCGAGGATCGTCCGGCCGTACTCCTCCAGCGTCTCGACGTAGGCCGGCTGCATGGCCTCCGCGCCCGAGAATGCTCCGACCACGGGGGACCATGCGTACACCAGACGGATGTCGGCACGGCGCCGATCTGCCTCGGTGGCGGCCCAATCGACGGCGGCGGTCGACTGCGGGGAGCCGTCCACCCCGACCACGATCACGTTCTCCGGTGACACACTGTCGACGAACTCACTCATCGCTGGATCTCCTTGTTCCTGGAATGTGCTGGCGCACACCCTGACCTCAGCGTCCGCCGTCCCCGCCACGCTCGACAGAGGCGAAGGTCACGACCGGATCCGTCGCGCCACAGCGGCCGGCAGCGCCCGTAATCCTGGCCGTGGGGGGGTCTTCCGACCCTGGCGTCGGCGAGGCCGGCGCCGGAGGCTCGACGTCCGGACCCGTCCAGCCAGGACCGTCGCGTGGGAGGCTCATCGATGAATGCAGACCCGCTT from Nakamurella sp. A5-74 harbors:
- a CDS encoding phosphoketolase family protein, producing the protein MTAIITPPAHHVVPTTPPGPDAAVPEDFSLLHRYWEAANYLAVGQIYLLDNPLLTEPLLPEHVKPRLLGHWGTTPGLNLLYAHLNRVIRNRDLNVLFVTGPGHGGPALVANAYLEGTYSETYPDIDPSTDGIRRLFRQFSFPGGIPSHVAPETPGSIHEGGELGYSLSHSFGAVLDNPDLLVACVIGDGEAETGPLAGSWQSSTFIDPVTDGAVLPILHLNGWKIANPTVSARMPEHRLLELMRGHGYSPRIVSGDEPMAVHRQLSAVLDQAVDDIAAIQQHARSGAPADPDHPPAWPMIILRTPKGWTGPKIVDGKPVEGTFRSHQVPLAEVRTNDEHRRQLETWMHSYRPERLFDSDGRLRSELRALPPQGPRRMSANPHSNGGVLRRDLVMPDFRAYGVPVDRPATTFSGATAVLGALLRDVIRANPETFRIMGPDETASNRLQAVFEATDRVWAAEIRPGDDHLAPRGRVMEVLSEHLCQGWLEGYLLTGRHGLFNCYEAFVHIVDSMLNQHAKWLSTTRAISWRPPISSLNYLLTSHVWRQDHNGLSHQDPGFIDHVLNKKPEVVRVYLPPDANTLLSVADHCLRSRHYVNVIVAGKQPELNYLSIDDAADHCTRGLGIWPWAGSEVDGRPDVVLACAGDVPTLETLAAAELLRRHLPQLSVRVINVVDLMRLQAPSQHPHGMADNDFDAIFTPDMPVIFAFHGYPTLIHRLTYRRTNHANFHVHGYHEEGTTTTPFDMVMLNELDRFSLVIDVIDRVRSLGARAAVLRQSMMDARSAARRYTRVHGEDDPAIAGWRLS
- a CDS encoding cation-transporting P-type ATPase; the protein is MSDAAPPIAAQPTSAGLSSAAASRLLLSDGPNSLPPPRRRHPVLQLAQQMVHAFAVMLWVAAALSLVAGMPTLAIAIVAVIVINGVFAFVQEYRADRAAERLGGMMPSQALVRRDGVGVLVDATELVVGDVVVLEAGDRVPADLAILGEATLGIDASLLTGESRAVRPGTGESLYAGTFVVLGHGWATVTATGPRTRLAGVDRATRDAAPPPSPLAVQLRRVVRTIGLVAVGVGVAFFGVSVLLGRPLTDGLLLAIGVCVALVPEGLLPTVTLSLARAAQQMARQHALVRRLESVETLGATTFICTDKTGTLTQNAMAVVRVWTPSGWVDIDGSGYAPTAAVLGDPVARAAAATALDSASRCSPDSRAARHEDRWTAVGDPMEVAVHVARDRLGADPAADPETLRHSPFDPALRRASATDVDGTHLVGAPDVILPLCGRGATPEAAAAVELLTGQGLRVLAVARGAADPADRAFPTSPALGVGPELLAVLALQDPPRPDVAEAIARCRVAGIKIAMVTGDHPATARAVAAEVGLLGQAGIVLRASELPADDTALAAILERDGVVVARVEPEDKLRIARVLQEAGHVVAMTGDGVNDGPALRRADIGVAMGASGTDVARQAADIVLLDDHFGTIVSAVELGRATFANVRRFLTYHLTDNVAELAPFVAWALSGGQIPLGLTVLQILALDIGTDLLPALALGGEPADRRTMSGPVRSRSLIDRRLVFRAFGVLGPAEAIASLGAYLAVLALGGWSFGETASPALLALASGSLFAAIVLAQLANAFACRSETRWIGAVGFAGNRLLQISVIVEVALLFVFLAVPPLPSLLGAAMPDLLGWALALLAVPMLWGADAAQKYHRSRRSPAAGAVPPRSPSRDTSHGTPARSSGARR
- a CDS encoding universal stress protein translates to MPTAPVLPPSITSALPTARTTKTPDRGPLPTGGVVVGVDDSASAVHTAVWGARHAVQQGVPLTIVHCAGIASNHPLGELMGIAGRVTALLPDVHARFEVRTGDPVEVLTEMSRRAAMIVVGTAGGDAFEPDGSVPVRLVARSQAPVAVVAGGGRVHGPVLVGVDGSPRSLAALEFAAHEARRSEVGLIVLMAWVEVVLDESSGGLQMVQNWTVESSRWERELTRLLTGLRARFPDLEVTGELVHHRAAGALVDRAADCSEVVIGRRGSGRIHSLAAGSTSRALLAAAAGVVVVLPDTAHLTG
- a CDS encoding BON domain-containing protein; this encodes MTQTERTLDQALQEAVTDQLCRTPAVEEAAVGVGVLSGTVTLSGEVRTYPEKRAALAAALGVRGVTAVADELVVVRSSDLPSDSRIAVAASEALRSAVSVPDTVQAMVHDHAITLSGSVSWDFERTAARHAVASLAGVVGVWSTMTITHRGLASPAAAEVAITAALDRTASLDAGTIRVGVAGNEVTLSGTVRSAVERRQAEDAAWSCPGASTVQNLLIIRS
- a CDS encoding response regulator transcription factor; protein product: MQTIRVFLLDDHEIVRRGIVALLNAETDIVVVAEAAGAEEARVRLSRTTVDVAVLDARLPDGSGIDVCRELRSEHPEIRCLILTSYDDDDALVAAVLAGADGYLLKEIRGDGLVRAIRELAAGRSLLDPRITGPLLDRLRDSDVRDPRFETLTAREKAVLALITEGLTNRQIGDRLFLAEKTIKNHVSSLLSKLGMVRRTQAAVYGADNRPPG
- a CDS encoding GAF domain-containing protein, which produces MAHDRARTPRGPANAGDQGAGTGLGPFVSAADLLAVHGDVLAQTSVESALACVVRSACELTGAADGSATVFGADGLIELLVPGEFVGDQVASADIMLRDEVLGVLQISATAAGDRDRSGAILQFLAATAALVIENFRLAADTERSDTWVRASTEITRTLLRRGNDHTLRDIARRLRELVDADVVKVVLQVEGQERMRVEVALVPDDEDGGGEEYPSLGTLSRAIIETGEPVRLADADQVAGLEVHVDDTVRVGQVLGLPLIVAGRPRGALLVGRLIGRRVFTLAELDMGSAFAGQAALALELVDTREAQDRIAQWEDRSRIARDLHDVVIQQLFAAGLTIRGVITPAVDPALLPVLEHVVGELDDAIAQIRTSIFALQHQGAGTRSVVLDTAASLADTLGRAPSVRFFGPVDTLTPLSLRQDIRAVLGEALTNVARHALAHRVDVRVGVRDGWFRIEVVDDGVGTGGATRDSGLANLRSRAGALGGRMELDSSATAGTSLLWTVPLDT
- a CDS encoding nitroreductase, giving the protein MLDLHPEQVRGALSSACRAPSLLNSQPWAFMLGADHIELHLDTRRLLRSADPERRQALIACGAALFNLRLALVDLGVRVDERIWPDGPDGPLARVSGGAPARPRHRLLELARAIPHRRSNPRPFLAVPVPIAFQQVLLQAAAGEGATLHLVTEPHSLVSLRTWTVDARRRDRADPERVSERVRWAEAGRSPKPTAADLRADGHRWTPTTDEVPRSVDGDDPPDGANEQPLIAVLTTVTDTPGGQVAAGLALERTLLSATALGLSMSTLPELVEFAPARDRIRCMLGTGDFPQALVRLGFDGPVRPSGRRPVEDCLITGPLTAADR
- a CDS encoding universal stress protein, whose protein sequence is MSEFVDSVSPENVIVVGVDGSPQSTAAVDWAATEADRRRADIRLVYAWSPVVGAFSGAEAMQPAYVETLEEYGRTILDQGAAQVTAAFPALTVTTELCRSQPAVELLEQSERALMTVVGAHGSNRILGMLVGSVALRLATHGTGPVVIVRDEPPTGPGREHPVMVGLDGSDSSEEALSFAFEEASFRHTRLIAVRTSPGAPGDSYLVPYLTETDLQDIEAEQHRLLAEQLAGWSEKYPDVPVHPLVLRGPAAAGLLGLDNENGALPATPALLVVGSRGRGGFTGLLLGSVGQALVAHAVGPVCIVHPRAR